One Pseudomonadota bacterium genomic window carries:
- the raiA gene encoding ribosome-associated translation inhibitor RaiA — MHIIVKGKNVDVTDALRAHAEKRVAKITRYFDRIISTDVTLSTERNWHIVEVTVHDNNGHVLRGEERTDDMYSSIDKVIEKLERQVKRQKGKTARSKARGTHLGEELELSAAAAAKPAAKSRTKAKAEPTLDPNMENVRRFDAPPMSVEQAVKELESTTHPFYVFNNSAVQRINVLYRTPHGYGLVDPIPV, encoded by the coding sequence ATGCACATCATCGTCAAGGGCAAGAACGTCGACGTGACAGATGCCCTTAGGGCCCACGCCGAGAAGCGCGTCGCGAAGATCACGCGGTACTTCGACCGCATCATCTCCACCGACGTCACCCTGAGCACGGAGCGCAACTGGCACATCGTGGAAGTGACCGTGCACGACAACAACGGCCACGTCTTGCGGGGCGAGGAACGCACCGATGACATGTACTCGTCCATCGACAAGGTCATCGAGAAGCTCGAGCGCCAGGTCAAGCGCCAGAAGGGCAAGACCGCCCGCAGCAAAGCGCGCGGCACCCATCTCGGCGAGGAGCTCGAGCTCAGTGCCGCTGCGGCGGCGAAGCCGGCGGCAAAGAGCCGCACAAAGGCCAAGGCGGAACCTACGCTCGATCCCAACATGGAGAACGTCCGACGCTTCGACGCTCCGCCCATGTCGGTCGAGCAGGCGGTGAAGGAGCTCGAGTCGACCACGCACCCGTTCTACGTGTTCAACAACTCGGCCGTTCAGCGCATCAACGTGCTCTATCGCACGCCGCACGGGTACGGCCTGGTCGATCCCATCCCCGTCTGA
- a CDS encoding lytic transglycosylase domain-containing protein: MTVWQNICRGFSVVGLSLALGASAASLFGVEAAPGVAPQVDATMTSPPSVEGQAAPSRYGEDLFVRKPSESVDAHSTAEPEATRRAPVVTASPSRSAIGPVYVEAVVRVPVRRAVASSSRRGTLASRGSVGHAITYERRATQLDIAPIIMKHAQLRSLDPHLIKAVIFAESNFRCMATSRCGARGLMQLMPATGYVMGARDLYDPEQNIAAGTRYLRVLLDMYGGRLTPAIAAYNAGPGNVPRSGAVPNITETRGYVKKVLKAYRDFKSEGSTATGD, translated from the coding sequence ATGACGGTCTGGCAGAACATCTGTCGAGGTTTCTCCGTGGTTGGGCTGAGTCTCGCGCTCGGCGCTTCCGCGGCCAGTCTTTTCGGGGTGGAGGCGGCGCCGGGCGTGGCGCCCCAGGTTGACGCAACGATGACGTCCCCCCCTTCGGTGGAGGGGCAGGCGGCCCCGTCCCGGTACGGTGAAGATCTGTTCGTGCGCAAGCCGTCAGAGTCGGTCGACGCGCACTCCACGGCTGAGCCGGAAGCGACACGCAGAGCGCCCGTCGTGACCGCATCGCCTTCCCGCTCCGCCATCGGTCCGGTGTATGTCGAGGCGGTGGTCCGAGTCCCTGTGCGTCGGGCTGTGGCCTCTTCATCTCGCCGTGGCACCCTGGCCTCTCGAGGCTCCGTGGGGCATGCGATCACCTACGAGCGGCGCGCGACGCAGCTCGACATCGCGCCCATCATCATGAAGCACGCCCAGCTGCGCTCTCTTGATCCCCACCTGATCAAGGCGGTCATCTTCGCCGAGTCGAACTTCCGATGCATGGCGACCTCCCGATGCGGGGCTCGGGGTCTCATGCAGCTCATGCCCGCGACGGGGTATGTCATGGGCGCGAGAGATCTCTACGATCCCGAGCAGAACATCGCCGCCGGGACGCGCTACCTTCGCGTGCTCCTCGATATGTATGGCGGGCGTCTCACGCCTGCCATCGCGGCGTACAACGCGGGTCCGGGCAATGTCCCTCGCAGCGGTGCGGTGCCGAACATCACCGAGACGCGCGGGTATGTGAAGAAGGTGCTCAAGGCCTATCGTGATTTCAAGTCTGAGGGGTCGACCGCAACCGGCGACTGA